One Dioscorea cayenensis subsp. rotundata cultivar TDr96_F1 chromosome 15, TDr96_F1_v2_PseudoChromosome.rev07_lg8_w22 25.fasta, whole genome shotgun sequence genomic region harbors:
- the LOC120277514 gene encoding LOW QUALITY PROTEIN: myosin-binding protein 7 (The sequence of the model RefSeq protein was modified relative to this genomic sequence to represent the inferred CDS: deleted 1 base in 1 codon) produces MKRKLDEWDGIGVAATPAAAVRVEVENEVAALREAVAKQQETIQELCAELDEERNAAASAASETMSMILRLQREKAEAQMEARQFKRFAEEKMAHDQREIVSLEDLLFRKDQALQSLSFEVQAYRHRLLSLGYPPEDLVSDPGTPGSPAFGYDCQYPPLRCSPPGDVDHEDEAPILRLGRGLERRIYELENMAASGGAVTEKEVVEPSSKHHSTKSSDRGSCSESRTSSGLVFDNGVQNSNERVEEEELPASGDHESEGDGGSDRVYTIDAVHVPVGVSNDDYGAMPNDVGKLGEFAGSGGGEETDIKKLYMRLQALEADRESMRQAIISMRTEKAQLVLLREIAQHLCKEAVVPERKVVKKQQSLIKSFSIMSIVKWILSFIFWRKKAARSKYTFGQTNNNVGLLLLLDKSPRMRHWSTTT; encoded by the exons ATGAAGCGGAAGCTTGATGAATGGGATGGGATTGGCGTGGCTGCGACTCCGGCTGCGGCGGTGAGAGTGGAGGTGGAGAATGAGGTTGCGGCTCTCCGGGAGGCGGTGGCAAAGCAGCAGGAGACGATTCAGGAGTTGTGCGCGGAGTTGGATGAGGAGAGGAACGCGGCGGCGTCGGCGGCGAGCGAGACGATGTCGATGATCTTGCGATTGCAGCGTGAGAAGGCTGAGGCGCAGATGGAGGCTCGGCAGTTTAAGAGATTCGCGGAGGAGAAGATGGCGCATGATCAGCGCGAGATCGTGTCCCTTGAGGATCTCCTCTTCCGCAAAGACCAGGCTCTTCAGTCCCTCTCATTTGAGGTCCAGGCTTACAGGCATCGTCTTCTCAGCCTTGGCTATCCTCCTGAAGATCTGGTTAGTGATCCTGGAACGCCGGGGTCTCCTGCCTTTGGGTACGATTGTCAGTATCCTCCGTTGAGGTGCAGTCCGCCGGGGGACGTGGATCACGAGGATGA AGCGCCGATCTTGAGACTAGGCAGGGGCCTGGAGCGCCGGATTTATGAGCTGGAGAACATGGCCGCAAGCGGCGGTGCTGTCACCGAGAAGGAGGTGGTGGAACCGTCCTCAAAACATCATTCCACGAAGTCATCAGACCGCGGCTCTTGCTCAGAATCCCGGACAAGCTCTGGCTTGGTTTTTGATAATGGAGTTCAGAACAGCAACGAAagggtggaggaggaggagcttcCCGCTTCGGGGGATCATGAATCAGAGGGCGATGGAGGAAGCGATAGGGTGTACACCATTGATGCAGTACATGTGCCTGTTGGGGTTAGCAATGACGACTACGGGGCAATGCCAAACGATGTGGGGAAGCTTGGGGAATTTGCTGGTAGTGGCGGTGGTGAAGAAACAGATATAAAGAAGCTTTACATGAGGTTGCAAGCATTGGAGGCTGATCGGGAGTCAATGAGGCAGGCTATAATTTCCATGAGGACCGAGAAGGCGCAATTGGTGCTTTTGAGGGAGATTGCTCAGCACTTGTGTAAAGAAGCGGTGGTGCCGGAGAGAAAGGTTGTGAAAAAGCAGCAATCTTTGATTAAGAGCTTTTCGATCATGTCTATAGTGAAG TGGATCCTGTCCTTCATCTTCTGGAGAAAGAAAGCAGCTCGATCCAA GTATACATTCGGTCAAACAAACAATAACGTCGGCTTATTACTTCTCTTGGACAAATCTCCACGAATGAGGCATTGGAGCACGACGACATGA
- the LOC120277640 gene encoding 3-oxo-5-alpha-steroid 4-dehydrogenase 1-like — translation MALFLNFIFPASASLFLTAMTVIGVTTSALGGISEATGKNIQYSKFLNAGASDISKETKISSKAGMLLVYSPSLAAALASFAVPGFAVAGRCLLVGIVLSLHFFKRVFEVLFIHQYSGQMILKSAITISMAYCINTVTLLYAQYLTQDTPEPSFDLKNAGILLFLIGITGNFYHHYLLSKLRKKKEKGYKIPSGGLFSLVICPHYLFEIIGFLGLALISQTLFSFSWFLGTLFYLMGRSHATRKWYLSKFENYSGDVKALIPFVF, via the exons ATGGCGTTGTTTCTAAATTTCATCTTCCCGGCTTCGGCGTCGTTGTTCTTGACGGCGATGACGGTGATCGGAGTCACGACATCGGCGTTGGGTGGGATCTCCGAGGCCACCGGGAAGAATATCCAGTACTCCAAGTTTTTGAACGCCGGCGCCAGCGATATCAGTAAAGAAACCAAGATCTCCAGCAAGGCCGGCATGTTGTTGGTTTACTCGCCGTCTCTCGCCGCCGCGCTTGCATCCTTTGCCGTCCCCGGCTTCGCCGTCGCCGGCCGATGCCTTCTCGTTGGCATCGTCCTGAGCCTTCACTTCTTCAAAAGAGTCTTTgag gttttatttattcatcagtACAGCGGACAAATGATACTTAAGTCTGCCATTACTATATCCATGGCTTACTGTATCAACACTGTCACCTTATTATATGCACAGTATTTGACTCAAGACACACCAGAGCCTTCATTTGATCTGAAAAATGCAGgcattcttctctttttaattgGTATCACTGGCAATTTTTACCATCATTATCTACTCTCAAAGCttaggaaaaagaaagagaagggaTACAAAATACCAAGTGGAGGTCTTTTTTCTTTGGTGATTTGCCCACATTATCTCTTTGAAATCATTGGTTTCCTTGGACTTGCTCTCATTTCTCagactttgttttctttctcttggTTTTTGGGTACCTTGTTTTATCTGATGGGAAGGAGCCATGCTACTAGGAAATGGTATCTTTCTAAGTTTGAGAATTATTCTGGAGATGTCAAGGCTTTGAtaccttttgttttttag